The following DNA comes from Dehalococcoidia bacterium.
CGAGGAACAGCGCCAGGCCAAGCACGAGGAACTGGTGGCGTTCGAGCCAGTACAGCAAGGCGGCTCTCTCCGGGCACGGACAGCTTGAAGTCCTGCCGCGTGCGCGCTACGTTTACGAGTCTCCGGCAGTGTCCGTCAAGGGGAGCGAGAGTGCCGGTGCTATAATCGGTGAACCTACAGCGCTCCGGCCCGCCGCCCCGTTCGCGCTCCAACCGGACAAAGCCGCGAACGGCGAAGGCAATGGCCGTCGCAGACGGCTGGTGTCGATGAAGGGCCGCGACCTCCTTTCCATTAGCGACCTCAACCCGGACGAACTGGCGCACGTCCTGCAAACTGCGCTCTCGTTCAAGCGGGACGGCACGCCCCGGCTGCTGGCCGGCAGGACCGTCGCCATGCTCTTCGAGAAGCCGTCCTTGCGCACGCGGGTCAGCTTCGAGGTCGGCATGATGCAGCTCGGCGGCAGCGCCATCTACCTCTCACAGGCGGAGGTCGGCCTCGGGCAACGAGAGCCCGTGCACGACATCGCCCGCGTGCTCAGCCGCTACGTCTCCGCGATCATCGTCCGCACTTACTCGCACCAGGGCCTGGTGGACCTGGCGGCGGCCGCGGACGTCCCGGTGGTGAATGCGCTCTCCGACGACGAGCACCCCTGCCAGGCGCTCGCGGACCTCCTGACGATACGCGAGAAGAAGGGGCGGCTAGAGGGCATCCGCGTCGCCTTTGTCGGCGACGGCAACAACGTCTCGGCCTCCCTGGCCCTCGCCTGCGGCCTGGCCGGGATGAGCTTCGCCATCGCCTCGCCCGCGGGTTACGAGCTGCCGGCGGCGGTGGTCGATACGGCGCGCCTCTGGGCCAAGAAGACGGGCGGCGAAGTCCGGACCGTGGTCGCGCCCGAAGACGCCGTGCGAGACGCTGACGTCGTCTACACCGACGTGTGGACGTCGATGGGGCAGGAGTCGACGCGCAAGCAGCGCCTGGAGGCGTTCACGGGGTACCAGGTGGACAAAGAGCTGATGGGCCTGGCCAAGCGGGATGCGGTCTTCATGCACGACCTGCCGGCGCACCGCGGCGAGGAAGTCGCCGACGATGTAATCGAGGGGCCGCAGTCGGTAGTGTTCGACCAGGCCGAGAACCGCCTGCACGCGCAGAAGGCGCTGCTGGCGTTGATCATGGGGGACCTCCCCCCGCTCTAGGCGCGGGTCCTCATGGCCGACTTCATCGAAAACATCCGGGATGCCCTGGAGCGCCTCGACGCCGCCGCGGCGCTGGACATTTTCATCATCGCGGCGGTCATCTACGCCCTGCTCATGGCCCTGCGCGGCACGACGGCGATGACGCTCCTGCGTGGCGGTGTGGCCGTGGTCTGTCTGCTGGTGCTCTTCGGGCAGGTGCTGGACCTGAGCGTGGTGAACTTCATCCTCCGCAACTCGCTGCCCGGCCTGGTGGTGGGCCTGTTCGTGATCTTTCAGCCCGAGATCCGCCGCGCCCTCGAGAAGGCGGGCCGCACGTCCGT
Coding sequences within:
- the argF gene encoding ornithine carbamoyltransferase → MKGRDLLSISDLNPDELAHVLQTALSFKRDGTPRLLAGRTVAMLFEKPSLRTRVSFEVGMMQLGGSAIYLSQAEVGLGQREPVHDIARVLSRYVSAIIVRTYSHQGLVDLAAAADVPVVNALSDDEHPCQALADLLTIREKKGRLEGIRVAFVGDGNNVSASLALACGLAGMSFAIASPAGYELPAAVVDTARLWAKKTGGEVRTVVAPEDAVRDADVVYTDVWTSMGQESTRKQRLEAFTGYQVDKELMGLAKRDAVFMHDLPAHRGEEVADDVIEGPQSVVFDQAENRLHAQKALLALIMGDLPPL